The following proteins are encoded in a genomic region of Colletotrichum higginsianum IMI 349063 chromosome 9, whole genome shotgun sequence:
- a CDS encoding Serine threonine protein kinase, producing the protein MEKLPHYDIALWQVHETEDDCDLVIRTNKGQAFYCTISPSLFNQSPKLAEQYQKCLDLLRSGEEEQDDFYVEDACEWLSKLFEPLIAQLAPSPSPVPKDGRPTLSHYLFPSYFVCRIDATNEVPRPYQVETREHGWSRPIVVADDELLTGFHEWTQSYLPSEVEIIYDCPEEVLIRRPTKVLVDEGNGGKVACYFKSFGLSFGPAHARKELKTLKAIAVAQIPPAPATWICRLRGVVRDGNKMMGMLFTWIDAKGVLSSARAEQSSPGLRRRWAEQISTSLEELHHKGIIWGDAKAENVLIDEDDNAWIVDFGGGYTVGWVDKEQAGTLAGDAQGLAKILDILK; encoded by the coding sequence ACCGAAGATGACTGTGACCTAGTCATACGAACTAATAAGGGACAAGCCTTCTACTGCACCATTTCTCCGTCTCTTTTTAATCAATCACCCAAGCTCGCAGAGCAGTATCAGAAGTGTCTAGACCTACTGCGGTctggggaagaagagcaggacGATTTCTACGTCGAAGACGCGTGCGAGTGGCTCTCAAAGCTGTTTGAGCCTCTCATCGCCCAGCTGGCGCCGTCTCCTTCGCCGGTTCCCAAGGATGGACGACCCACTCTCTCCCATTATCTTTTCCCGTCGTATTTCGTTTGCCGTATCGATGCCACCAACGAGGTACCGCGACCGTACCAGGTAGAGACTCGGGAACACGGCTGGTCCAGGCCGATCGTGGTTGCCGATGACGAACTTCTCACAGGCTTCCACGAGTGGACTCAGTCGTACCTTCCGTCCGAAGTCGAGATTATCTATGACTGCCCGGAAGAAGTCTTGATAAGACGACCGACCAAGGTCCTTGTCGATGAAGGGAATGGCGGCAAGGTTGCGTGCTACTTCAAGTCATTTGGACTCTCATTCGGCCCAGCGCATGCGAGGAAGGAACTGAAAACACTGAAAGCAATTGCCGTGGCGCAGATACCTCCTGCCCCGGCAACATGGATCTGTCGCCTAAGGGGAGTCGTACGAGACGGAAACAAGATGATGGGCATGCTCTTCACTTGGATCGACGCCAAAGGAGTGTTGTCGAGTGCGAGGGCTGAGCAGAGCTCGCCGGGCCTGAGAAGACGCTGGGCGGAGCAGATCAGCACGTCCCTGGAGGAGCTGCACCACAAAGGCATCATCTGGGGTGATGCCAAAGCCGAGAATGTGCTgatcgacgaggacgacaatGCATGGATCGTCGACTTTGGGGGCGGCTACACCGTCGGGTGGGTTGACAAGGAGCAGGCCGGAACGCTGGCGGGCGATGCGCAAGGTCTTGCAAAGATACTCGATATCCTCAAGTAG